The Pseudanabaena sp. PCC 6802 genomic interval GTAGCGATGAGAGCGATCAGAAAGACAGTACAGCCACCACTAATTATTCCTGCGATCGCGGCGATCGCGACCGTAGTCCAGGAGGCTTGTAGCAATTGTCTAACAAAATTCACAGCTTTGTTCCTTTTAAACGAGTTAGTCGGCTTCATCTACGAGGAGCGATTGTGGATTCGCAATCTGGAAGTGACGAGCCTTGTATCCGACTACCCAAAGCAAACTCTCCGATAGACGTTTCGGCGTAATAGTCACATCCTGTCACCTTCGCAAATAAATCGGAATTGCCACCTCCAAGACCGCAAGGAGCTAATCCCATAGCTGTTGCCACCAGGTACATAGTTTGGTACAGAACCCCGACGTTCTTGAGCATCGCTGCATAAGCCATCGATTCGTACTTCCAAGCTATCCTTTGAAAACGGGCGGCGATCGCAATCAGAACTTGAGGCATACCTTGCTGCCCCATCGATTGCCAAGCATTTTGGAGTAGCGCGCCTACAGTTTCGGTTCTGTCAGAAATCCGGTACAGTTGATGTGCTAAAGGATCGTAGTGATATAAACCAGAGTCAATTCCCTCACAACGGTTGACTATGGGGTAAAGTTCTAGTTCGTATAGTGCCCCTCCACCGGGATAAGGACGGCGAGTAATTTCTCCATGCTCTTCCTGCTTCAAGTGTTTGACTCTAGCACAGCGGTAGAGAAACTCTCCTAGTTGTTGGGCAGCGATCGGAGTTTCTCCGTACTCCCGAATTGACTTTCTTGTTTCTAGAATCTGAGTCAAGGATACCTCCGTCGTTTTGAGGATTTCCAGATCGGGTTTATATAGCGCGATCGCTTCCTCGGACATCCGAGGTTTGATCGCAGGCAATGGCTCAATTTTGCCTAAAAAGCGATAAGTTCTGCCGAAAGGATTGGCATGTCTCCCTTGCCGGCTGCGGCTATGAAACAGAAGGTCGTGAAATTCCCATTGGGCGAGGGTAGTATTGGCTTGTTCCTGGATAGTACCGTCTTCACTCACCTCAGAGAGCATTTGGGCACTTAGAAGTAGGCCGATCAACTGCTGCACTGTTTTTAGGGAAATTCCTGGAACTGCGGCCAGGATGTCATGACAGCTTTGAGGTCTGGCTAACTGCATCACCAGGGCTGCCCCTTGCCAATTCAGTAATAGCACTTGCGATCGAGACAGCGGTGACTCCAGTACCAGTTGCCCTTCAACCGAGTGGCAATAGGCAAAGCGGGAGAGCACATATCTGGACTCGACAACGACCTCAGTATAAGGAAATTGATAATCTGCAGTGATGGGTATGGCAATGGCGATCGGCATCCCTTCTGCTAAGGCTGAATGACAAAGCCAGCCGCAGTGGGTGAATCTTTGCAGGTAGGTATAAAACCGGAGTGCAAGAAAATTTCCACCGTCCTGTTCTACCATTTGACTCAGTTCTGACAAGGTGGCACCCCCATCTGCCAGCGTCCTGAGCGCTGTTTTCAATCCCGACTGTACCTGTTTAAAGGTCAAAGCATGGGTTGAGGATTGGAGAATGAGCCGATCGGGTTCGTCTGATTCAATGCAGGAAATGTCTTGTTTAAGAGATAGGAGGAATTGCTGTGACATATGAACGATCCTTAGATTTAGAAAAACATCGGTATGGGATTGAGTTGTTCTTCCGTCAGAGGTTCTGGCAACCAACCCATGTTCGCGGGAACTTCATACAGCCGCCCTGGAGCAAACCGATTCCAAAAGTGGCGCATTCCAGGAACGATTACCTTGACGACGTTTAAACCAATATCTGGGCGGGTTTGGTCGAGGACAAGGGTTTCCATGCCGTGTCGTGCGGCAATGTCTACGCAGGTGAGTACGTCTTGTCGGAGGTCGTCATGACAGTATTGTGGATAATCTGAGTAAACTTTCGCAGAAACCTGGCGATCGCCCACCAGGTAAGGCTGGTTTTCTAATGTGGCATTCCTAAGCCAATACTGCCAATCTGGATCGTCAGGCACGGCTTTACCATTGTCCAGTTCGATGCCCAATGTTTGGTTCATCTCAGTAACCGCCCTGAGCACGGCAACTTTAGCATCGAAATGAGTGCCAAAGCCCAAAAGTATCTCCTCAGAAGCTCCTTGAGTGCGTCGGGAAATCGCAGCAAAGCAAGGAATATTCAGATCGTTAGTGATATCCAACACCCAGAGATCGCGGTATTGAGTTTGGTAATAGTCTTTCAGGTCTAACAGGTAGGGGTCATCAAAACTGTCTAAATCCACAGCGGGTCGTCTGATGCGGTTGTACCACCATAACGCCACGCAATCCCGCTCTACCAACTCCATAAATCCCTGAAGAATTGCCTCTTCCAGGGTATTGCCCGCTGCGTTACCGTTGGAATCTCCACGGCAGAAACGATGGTCTTCGGGAAGCAAATAGTCATAGTAACAGTAAGCTGTCGGCAGATACTTGAACTGTTGGTGAGTCAACGACCAAACAGGTGTCCACTCAATTTCTGTTGCCTCATCAAAAGGAGCAGGTACCCAGGCAAAGCGACCATGTTGTGAGTTCCATTCCTGGCGATTTTGATACTGATTGGCACTAAACAGCATACAGGTATTGGGATGAATGGCAACTGACTGCAATTGTGCGTAAGTGCCTTTGATGCGGATTTCATCACCTGTGAAAATACCAGAGTATCGTTCGATCGCTTCGCAAAGACCGCTTGCTTTGGATTGCCGATCGGTTTTCCCCTTGCCAGCACTGTTTTGACGTAGACTGCTACGTAGATCGGCTAAACTACCCAGGTTTTTTCTCAGCGAGTGAACGGCACTGTAAACGTGAATTAGATCGCTGTCAATCTTCTTTTTGGGAAGAGCGCGGACTACTCCCGTAATCGGGCTGATATGATGTTCGTATTTCTTAAGCGTCTGCTCTGGTGTGAAACAGCGATGGCCGCCATCTGTGGTGAATCGCTTCTTCTGACTTTCGATCGCGATTGGTTTTGGTTTGCGATCCTCAAAAGCAGCTTTTTCTCCACAAGCTGGACATTGTGGACGTTTAACTAAAACGTGGTGCTGCATGGACAGTGAGGCTAGATCCAATGTCAACAAGTTGCCCTCTAGCTGTTCGTGGTTTCCCTGGGCTATCCATTTGGCAACTTCCGCTGCTGCCAAATTTACGCCAATCTGGAAGTGGGTTGGTAAAATCGAGCGAGAGGTGGGAAAGGGATCGGCAATTCCTTTTTGCTGACTGACGACAGTTTCGACTTCACGATTGGTCTGCAGGCGTTGAGCTAGACATTGCCAACAACCCGTTTGACCCGGAACAAAAATTGGCCCAACCCAGATGGTTGCACCGACAGGTTTGACCAGCATCCAAGGCTTTTGGCTGCGTAAGGATTGGGAGTTAAACTCACCTAAACCCGGTTGTAGATAGTCATCAGTCAATACAACGGTGAAGTCTCCATCGTTGCTAACTTCGATGTTCAGAGATTCTAACGCAGAGATAAACGGTTCTGTTTTCACTTTACCGAAGGCAGTTACAGAAACTCTGGTATTTTGAAGTTTACTAACGGCTATTCCAGGCTCTATGCCCTGCAAACTCCAAAAGGCTGCTACTTCAGTTGGGATGTCTACAGCCTCGGTGAGATAGCCCTGACTTTCCAAGTTGGTTAATGCGTGATAAATCCCAAGCAGCGATCTATGTGCTTTTAGCCGCTCAACAATTTCATCAACTGTATGCTGACCGTTTAGCAAGGGAGCTAACAAGGTATAGAAGTTGCCACTCAAAGCAGAATGCCCTTGCTCGCCCATGAGATAGACGGTACTTGGTTCTACAACTTCAATGTGGAAGTGAGGCTTAAACTGGGGTTTTTTAAACATAAATTACTTCTCTGAGATTTTGGGTTTTGAAAGTTATATCCGAACTTATAGCTGTAACCACTAGGCTTAGGACGGGGTACAAGGGTAGAACCCTGCAGCCCCCCACCCTCTGTCCTAACAAATCTGTCTACAGCTATAAATGCGATTAATTAGGGATGACAAACGTTTTTCTCAACAGCTCGATATTTTGCCAAAGCTTCAATACAGAGAGCAGTTGTTAGCTCCTCAGATCCCCAATAACCTGGTAGCCAATTTCCGGTTTCTCCTGCGCCTTCAGTCCAAAAGCAACCAGTTACCATAGCGATTTTTGACCAAGCTCCATCTTCTTGCTGGCGCTCCACAAGACTCTGAACTGCGCGATCGAGAATGGTTCGATCGCTATACTGATAGTTGAGCAGCGTACAAACCGCAAGAGCAGTACTCAGATCGTCACCAAAAGAACCATCTGCTTGTTGCAAGGAAATCGTTTTGTTTGAGACAGCGTCTCTTGCATCCTTAAGTCTGCGCGCACCCTGAAAATATGCTCTAGACATGAAATAGTAAAGGCATAAATCGCTGAGATAGGAACGATCGGAACCCTTTTCGCGATCGCTCAATACCAGATCTTGCAAATAATCGCAGACTGCCTTAGTTTCATCGCAATCGCCCAGGTAAAATAGCACGTTAGCATTAACTACACTATCAACCCAATTATTTGGATGTCCGGGCGGTACGATCCAAGTATAAAAAAGTCCCCGTTCGTTTCTATTATTGAGAAGAATTGTTTGATTAGAACCAAACAGAAATGAATAAAGTAAAGGAGAATAATACTGCTTTAAAGTGAAGGCAATGCAGGCAGTATCGTCTAAATCAAGAGGAAGTCTCTTGTGCTTTGGGTTTCTCGAAGACCAAAATCGCCACAGACCCAGTATTTCTTTCTCCTCCACAAGGAATTGGACTGCTTTTTGGGTTATTTCCTTGACTTTTGGATCTTCTACAAAACTGATACAATATACAACCAATGCTGTGACAAATGGCGAGCTATCAAATACACACCGATCTTTAATCCTTTCATCAGTGGAAAAGTAGGTTTTAATTTCGCCGTAAGGCAGTTGATTTCGAGCGATAAAATTGAGTGCCTTTGCAATAGCAACATCAATCTGATTTCTGTTTGCTACTATCGATCTATTAGTCATGGTGTCTCTTCTCTCATTTTGTAATACTTTGTATAGGAGATTTGGGGGCTAATTGCTTCTTCCCAGTCAGGACATCAGAAGCAAACCAGTTATGCCCAAAAGCTAGATATCCTTTGGCTTCCAATGGCATACCTGGTTGATAGATCAGTTTTATATGGCTGACCTTTCGCCAAAAGACGCTAGACGCTCTAGCACCTAAGAAGCGATCGCCAACGCTAATATTACTGGGCCATAGGTCTGGAACAGATGGTTTCTGGGACAATCCAGGCCAAGTCAGAAAAGCATTTTTCTTAGCTGGAGTACACGCTCCTTTTTCAATCAAATAGTCTAAGAATTGCTCCCATCGCGGTTCGGCATAGGGCTGCTTATCCAGAAAACATTCCAAACCAATTCTAGGCAGAAGAGTATCTCCCATATCAAAACTTAGGATAACTGTATCGGCGAACTCTGATACAGTCGATACGAGAGTAGAGAATGTATGTATTGAATCTGCCCAGCCAATTTGGATTAGGTAATCTAATACTTGATTTGGAGAAATCCCCTGGACATTCACCCTAACAGCTTTGGCTACGCGAGATAACATGGCTCCGAGATGGCTAATCGTTGTCCCAACAGGTAAAAAATCAGCACAACGGCGCAGATTCGACTCAAGTAGTGGAGAAATCTGAAGGTTAAGGAGCCTGACCATTTGCAGTAGTCTTTCAGCATCAAGAGGATTGTCCTCTCTAAATTGCAGGAAGATAGAGGGAGTGGGAACTTGAGGCATCCGTTCGTTCACGTCAAATTCCAGCCCAACATTTCTAATCTCTTGTTGCAGTGAAGAGTTGGGCTTTGTCCAATTCTGATAAAAGTCTTGCAAAAATTGCCATGCTGGAGCGATCGAAAAACTTTCTGGCAATTTCCGATCGAGGCAAGGGAGACGGACTTGGAAATCAACTCCCGATCGATCTGCGCCCAAACGACATTCAAGCCCAGCCAAAGACGAGGAAGGTAAAACTTGGCTGAGAGACTGGATGCGGGACAAAGCTTCGGGAGAAACCAGGTCGGGATGTAGTTGGGAGACGACGATTTTTAGGTAATTTTCCATAGAATAGTTCATATAGTTTACTCCTGTTTGAGATGAATTGCCGACCCTGGAACTTCCAACTGAGATGGAGATGCCGCGTTACCATTTCAAGGGTTTCGGCTAAAATCTTTATCAAAAAAGTCAAATAAAATGCTCGCTAGGGAGGCTGAAAATACGCTGAGAGTATTACCAGTGTTCAACGCCTTAAGTGTTATAGAAATTCTAAATGAATCGCAAATGGTGAGTGGGAGTTGTGTTGCCGCACTGAGATTCCACATCTACTCCCATTCATCAATTAGAAAGGAGCGTCTATTGAGTGATGCAAAATTTGACTGCTCGTAAACGAGAAGGGGGGTGGGGGCCAACAGTTACGTCTACCTTCCGTACGTACCCCCAAGAAGGGGGTATACCCCTTCACCCCATAAATAAATCTCTTTTAGATCTGAAAGACGCTATACCGATCGCAAAATTTAGTAGCAGGCACTTAGCGTATATGTGATCGGCACATCCTCACCTTCATCATCATTGGCCAGAGCCTCAATCCACTCATTCCCAATGGCAACTTCTATTGCCATTGCAGCTAAGACTTCCTCTTTAGTGAAAAAGTAGCCTTTCTCCTCTCCCAACTTTACAGCTAGTTCGCCAAGACTATCTGGATCTGTTGCTGCTTTAAGCCGTTCTTGCAGCATTGGGTCTTTCAACAGTTCCAGGTAAAACTGTTCGAGGTTGGTAGTTGACTGGGTTGTAGTTGTTGTAATCATGTGGTTTCTCCTTTGAGAAATCGAGTTTTATCAAACATTAGGTAGAATTAGAACATTGATTAGTCTAAAAAAGATACATACATACTCGAACGCCGAATAAATTTATGAATTGATATTAATCACATAATTTGGGTATTTACCATCACTGATATAGCTATAGCCAACAGGCTTAGGACGGGGTGCAGGGGTTCCACACGGCAGTGGCTCTAGGGGGAAACCCCCAAGACCGCCCTGCCTCCCCTGCGTGGGGGCGCAGCCCCCACACCCCCTGTCCTAACAGATCTGTCCATGACTATAATCAGAATTCAGGCGGTAGCAGAGGAATGCTGGAAATTTCAGTACAGATATAGAGGAATGGCACTGAAATAAGATGGGGCGATTAGCTAGCGTAGGCTTGATATGAAATCGCAGAATCTGTAGGGGTAGCGCCCCCGCGTCTACCCTTCACGCATTGGGACTTTATCAGGCTTATGTTGAAGCGTCTTGCTGATGCTTCCCAAAATCTCAACTGAACTCTTTAAGATAAAAGCCGATCGACAGAAACGGAAATATCCGCAAAAGCAAGAGGCGCGATCTTTCCTCCCACAAATGCACTTTCTTCACTGTATTTACCATCTTGAGGATACCTGAATACAATGACTTGCTTGTCAGATAAATCTAAAACCCAATATTCCTGAATTCCAGCATTAGCATAGATTGCGGCTTTGAGTTCCAGGTCTTTCTTTAAGCTTGTTTTAGCTACTTCTACTATCCAAAAAATATCCTGAGGGGTGGGATGGCGATCGCTATACAATGATTCTGGCAGCCGCACAATGGCAATATCTGGTTCTGGTTCCGAGTCAGACAGCGTAATGGGGCCATTAAAGCGAACATCGGCTTTACCAGATAATAACTCCTCTAAATATTTGGTACTGCGTTTGGCTGTGGCATAATGAATTGGAGTTTCTGGACTCATTTCAATTATTTCGCCTCTTAGTAGTTCTACATGGCGATCGCGCAGAATGCCCGCCTCAATCATGGAATGATAATCATCTACAGACCATTTAGCTAGTGTATTCATAATCCATTCCCAAGTTAGATTTCACAGTGCGATCGTGTATTAGCATTCCAAGTTATGTCTTAGGGTCGTCTTTGATGGCTTCGTAAGGCTGGGGCTCTCGAAGGCGCTTTTCTATAAATTGGCGACGATGCTGAGCTATTTGGTGATAAATTTCCTTACGCGATAAATTGACTTTGCCAACAGGTTCGTGTTCGTACAGGCTGTGCCAAGGAGTAAATGACAAGCTCTCATCTAATCGTTTGCGTTCGTCAAAATCAAATGATTGAGGTGGGATAACGATTGTTGCTACCTCAATTGGTTCGGAATTCCATTCCTTAGTTGGGTCTTCAATTGGGGTAAGATTGTCATCAATATAAGGTTGAATCAGGAATTTAAACTTAGTTGTCTTGGCATCCTCAGTTAAATACTTACGAATAGCTGCACGTAGATAGTTTGCATCCGAACCTTCAATAGAATTAGGAGGCGACTCCACATCTTCAGGCTGCACGGCAAATTTGATGGTTTGAGACCCTAATTGATAAGGTGTCGTACTCCAGTATTGGATACGGAGAGGATTTTCCACCTTTCGAGCACCAATCTCCTCTCGAATTTGCTTCGCGCGAACCACCACTTCCTGTAGCTCCGGGCTAGTTGGCATGATGCCAGCTTCGGCACTGAATACAATCAGATATTCCTGAGCGTCACGCACGAAGAAGCGGGGGAAATTCAAAAGCACAAAATCTTGAGTTCTCTCCTCATCATCCATAATCTTTTTTCCTGCAACACTCATAAGCTTAATTGCCATGCCACGACCAGCAGGGTTAGTATCTGGTTCCAGCACTCCTCGCTCTTTAGGAGGGGCACTATTGGAGAAACGCACCCAAATGGGATATTCCTTCCCTGCGAAAACACCAACCTTCATGCGATCAGGAATATTATCGTTAATGATGAATTTCCCATACACTAGCCCGTGACTTTTAGCATGTAATTGTCTTAAGTCTGGGCCTTTTTCTTCTTGTGCTTTAAGGCTTCTATCTAGGACAAGTTTGGTTGCTTCTTCCTCGCTAATTTGGCGATCGCTCATAACATTGCTCCTTGAAATAATTATTCTAAGGCAAAAGATATAGAACTACAGTAGATCAAAATTACTATCTCACCTTACGCGGAAGATTCCGAAACCCTCACCCCTAGCTCATCCCCCTCAGGGAGAGGGGAACAAAACCACAACGGGGGTTACGCCCCTGCGACCCTTATGTATAAAGGGTACGTACAGGTTAAAAAAGATAAGGATTCCGCGTAACATCAGTTACTATTTTCAATCAAGGGTATGTCCTTAAGTTATATTATCTCATTGCATTTGTAAGTAAGAAAAAGTGACTTGTTTTATTGTCTAAAAATCATAGTGTAGCTGCTCAGACTAAGCCAAAACCTATGAAAACTGCTATTCGCAGTCATAAAGCAATTGCACAAAAATAATTGTTAAGAAAGTGATGTTCTCTTTTTAAGTAATGTTAAAGTTTGATCGAACACACACTTAACTACAGAGCTTGCTCATGCAATGACAACTGAAGAAGTTCTGATTTTACTAGATTCGGTATTTCAGCCAAAACACCTGAATACTATTCAAGAAATCGTTTTTCGACATGCTTGGGAGGGATTGAGCTATGCCGAAATTGCTGAGCAACATGGCTACGACTCGGAATATATCAAGCAAGTTGGGGCTCAAGTATGGCGAATGCTTTCCCAGGAACTAGGATTTAAGGTTAGTAAAAGCAACTTTCGGTCTATATTACAACGTTATACGTCTAAAAGTCATGGAAGCAACCCATCTTCGGCAGATCGGCTAGAAGTCAGAAGTGAGTTGGATGCAACATCTGTGCAGGAGCGTCGTGCAGGAAATTCACGAGAGAGTCAGGCAGAAAAGGCTGAAGAAGAATTGTTATCTCCTTTGTCAGCCTATCAAGATTGGGGTGAAGCAATTAATGTCTCAGCTTTTTATGGGCGAACAGATGAGTTAGCGTTATTAAAACAGTGGATTGTTGGCGATCACGCTAACCTTCATTGCAGTGTTGTAGCTATTCTAGGTATGGGTGGTATAGGTAAGACTGCTCTATCTGTAAGTCTAGCTCAGCAGATTCAGAATGAGTTTAACTATGTCATTTGGAGAAGTTTGCGCAATCCTAGACCTCTCCAAGAACTTTTAACCGATATCGTGAATGTTTTATCCGATCGGCAATCCATAAATTTGTCGAAAAATACTAGCGAATTAGTAGCCTGCTTGCTTGAATATTTGCGGGGATATCGGTGTCTTTTGGTATTGGATAACTACGAAGCAGTTTTGCAAAGTGGTAGTATTCACGGTCAGTACCGAGAGGGATACGAAGATTACGGTCAGTTCTTACATCAATTGGGGGAAGTCCATCACCAGAGCTGTGCGATCCTAACTAGCCGCGAAAAGCCACTAGAAATTGAAGCATTGCAGGGTAGAATCCTACCAGTTCGCATACTAAACCTCAAAGGTTTACAATTCTTAGAAGGACAGCAAATTCTGAGTTCAAAAGGATTATCAATCTCTATAGAGGAGAGTAATAAGTTAGTCGATCGCTATGATGGCAATCCATTAGCACTTAAAATAGTTGCTACGGCAATTTTAGAACTATTTAATGGTAATACCCATGATTTCCTGCAACAAAATGCTATCGTTTTTAATGGAATTCGCCATCTTTTAGAGCAGCAGTTTCAGCGCTTGTCAGGTCTCGAAACTAGTGTAATGTACTGGTTAGCCATTAATCGCAAACCAGTTCTTCTCGACGAATTACAATTAGATATCGTACCTGCTATATCCAAAGCCATCTTGTTGGAAATCCTTATCTCCCTAAGTCGGAGATCGCTAATTGAAAGGTATCCTACAGGATTTACACAACAATCTGCAATCATGGAGTTCATAACCGACAAGCTCGTAACCACGATGTGCGAGGAAATCCAGGGGAGCGCAGGATTGGGGATTCATTATCTCAACAGTTATGCTTCGATCAAAGCACAGGCTAGCGAATACATTAGAGATAATCAGATCCGCTTTATTCTGAAGCCTATGCTAGAGATCTTGATTTCTACATATTCCTCTCAAACACTGCTGGAAGAGCGACTTCGGCAAATATTAGGGAGGTTGCGTGCGGAAACATTTCTTTCGTCAGGGTATGCTGGAGGGAACGTGTTAAATATTCTCTGCCACTTGCAAAGCAATCTCACAGGTTATGACTTCTCAAATCTAGTCGTAAGGCAGGCATATTTAAACAAGGCAATTTTGCATGATGTCAACTTCGCTGGTGCTAACCTGGCTACATCTTTGTTTGCTGAAACGTTTGCTGGCATCTTAGCTCTAGAGTTTAGTCCTGACGGTCAGATCCTGGCGATCGGCGATACCAATCAGGAGATACATCTGTACCGAGTAAAGGATGGAACTAAGGCATTGAGCTATCGAGGTCATAGTTGTCGCGTCTGGGCGATCTCCTTTAGTCCTGATGGTAAAATGTTCGTGACAGGGAGCGGCGATAAAACTTTCAAACTATGGGATACTCAGACGGGTGCGTGCCTCAAAACCTTCGCAGGTCACTCTGGTTATGGGTGTCTAGCTGTTTTCAGTCCTGATGGTCAATATTTAGTTAGTGGTAGCTTTGATAAGCGTTTAAAGCTATGGGATGTTGCCTCAGGGAAATGCTTAAAAACCCTAAAAGGACATCAAGGCTATATCTTATCAATTGCTTTTAATTCCGATGGTTCCACGATCGCTAGCGGCAGTATGGATGGAGTAATTAAGATTTGGAATGCCAGTACAGGTGAATGTTTAAATACTCTAAAAGACCATGCTGATAAGGTTTCATCAGTTGCTTTTAGTCCTAAGCAAGATATTCTTGCCAGTGGTAGTAGCGATCGCACGATTAAGCTTTGGGATATAAATGCAGCTCGATGTTTGACCACCCTTACAGGGCATACTGATGAAGTTAGATCGGTTGCGTTTAGCCCGGATGGAGAAATTCTAGCGAGTGGGAGCTACGACTCAAGCGTAAAACTATGGCAACTCAGAGCAGGAAGATGCATCAAAACCTTGCAAGGTTCATCCCCTGGTCGAATCGATGCACTTGCATTTAGCCCTGCCGATCCAAATAATGTCGATCGCGATGTTAATGGAAATCAGCAAAGAGCAATCGTTGCCAGTGGAGGAATTAATTGTAGCGTGAGTTTGTGGAATGCTTCCACTGGAGAAAGACTGCGCACTCTGCAAGGATATATCAGTACTGTCTGGTCGATATCTTTTAGTCCCGACGGACGAACTCTTTGCAGCGGGGGTGGAAATCGATCCATAGAGCTATGGGATATCTCAACTGGCAAATGTTGTAAAACTTTGACAGGTCATGCTGGTTTTGTGTGGCACGTTGCCTTTGCCAATAATGGAAGAACGATCGTATCCAGTAGCGAAGATTGTACAGAAAAGCTGTGGGATTCTAGTACTGGGGAGTGCTGTCAAACATGGCAAAGTGGTTTCAGAATCATGCATTCTGCTGCCGTCAGTCCAGATGGGCAAATGATAGCTAGTAGCAAAGGGGATTATGCGATCGCTCTATACGAAGTGACTTCAGGGAAGTGCTGTCAAATGTTTTACGGACATTATGCTGAGATTGTAGCGCTCTGCTTTAGTTCAAACAGAGAGATACTCGCCAGTGGTAGTTCGGACAGAACTATACGTTTATGGGACATCGCTACGGGAAAATGCTGGCGCAAAATACAAGAGCGCAGTTACTGCATGACACTGGCTTTTAGCAATGATGGACAGATTCTAGCAAGTGGCAATCATGAAGAAACGATCGATATATGGGATGTCAACACGGGTAAGTGTATTAAAGTTTTGCGCGGCCACATCGGTGCTATACGCTCAGTTGCATTCAGCCCGGATGGCAGACTATTAGCAAGTGTCGGGCACGATCGAATTGTGAGGTTATGGGATACGCATACTTGGGAATGTCATAAAACCTTTGCAGGTCATGGTAGGGCAATATACTCTGTTGCATTTAGCCCTACTGGAGAAATACTTGCAAGCGGTAGTCATGATGAGACTATCAAGCTATGGGATATCCAAATCGGCGAATGTATTAAAACCATGCGATCGCCTCGTCCGTATGAAGGCATGAATA includes:
- a CDS encoding NB-ARC domain-containing protein is translated as MTTEEVLILLDSVFQPKHLNTIQEIVFRHAWEGLSYAEIAEQHGYDSEYIKQVGAQVWRMLSQELGFKVSKSNFRSILQRYTSKSHGSNPSSADRLEVRSELDATSVQERRAGNSRESQAEKAEEELLSPLSAYQDWGEAINVSAFYGRTDELALLKQWIVGDHANLHCSVVAILGMGGIGKTALSVSLAQQIQNEFNYVIWRSLRNPRPLQELLTDIVNVLSDRQSINLSKNTSELVACLLEYLRGYRCLLVLDNYEAVLQSGSIHGQYREGYEDYGQFLHQLGEVHHQSCAILTSREKPLEIEALQGRILPVRILNLKGLQFLEGQQILSSKGLSISIEESNKLVDRYDGNPLALKIVATAILELFNGNTHDFLQQNAIVFNGIRHLLEQQFQRLSGLETSVMYWLAINRKPVLLDELQLDIVPAISKAILLEILISLSRRSLIERYPTGFTQQSAIMEFITDKLVTTMCEEIQGSAGLGIHYLNSYASIKAQASEYIRDNQIRFILKPMLEILISTYSSQTLLEERLRQILGRLRAETFLSSGYAGGNVLNILCHLQSNLTGYDFSNLVVRQAYLNKAILHDVNFAGANLATSLFAETFAGILALEFSPDGQILAIGDTNQEIHLYRVKDGTKALSYRGHSCRVWAISFSPDGKMFVTGSGDKTFKLWDTQTGACLKTFAGHSGYGCLAVFSPDGQYLVSGSFDKRLKLWDVASGKCLKTLKGHQGYILSIAFNSDGSTIASGSMDGVIKIWNASTGECLNTLKDHADKVSSVAFSPKQDILASGSSDRTIKLWDINAARCLTTLTGHTDEVRSVAFSPDGEILASGSYDSSVKLWQLRAGRCIKTLQGSSPGRIDALAFSPADPNNVDRDVNGNQQRAIVASGGINCSVSLWNASTGERLRTLQGYISTVWSISFSPDGRTLCSGGGNRSIELWDISTGKCCKTLTGHAGFVWHVAFANNGRTIVSSSEDCTEKLWDSSTGECCQTWQSGFRIMHSAAVSPDGQMIASSKGDYAIALYEVTSGKCCQMFYGHYAEIVALCFSSNREILASGSSDRTIRLWDIATGKCWRKIQERSYCMTLAFSNDGQILASGNHEETIDIWDVNTGKCIKVLRGHIGAIRSVAFSPDGRLLASVGHDRIVRLWDTHTWECHKTFAGHGRAIYSVAFSPTGEILASGSHDETIKLWDIQIGECIKTMRSPRPYEGMNITGVTGLTEAQKGTLKALGAVEASSGD